DNA from Fastidiosipila sp.:
AGGCTGATGGAAACCGTCAGAAGAACCGTATTCAAAAGGCTCATGGCTTACTCCTTTCTTTCCAGGCGTTCCGCCAGCCTGGGCAGGGCCGGGGCAAAAGCAATACTGAGCACCAGGGCGCCGATCATGATGTTGATGATTTCTGTCGGTGCGCCCAGCCGGGATTGGATTTCGGTCCCGCCCAGCTTCAGCGCCGAATAGAGAAGGGCGGCGAAGATACAGCCGATCGGGTGATTGCCCGCGATCAGGGCAACCGAAATCCCATCCCAGCCGTAGCCTTCCGTCGCTCCCAGCATGGTGATGAAATAGGAAGTTGACATGACCAGCATGGCACCGCCCAAAGCAGCCGTGCCGCCCGAGATAAACATGGAAAGAAGCGCATTCCGTTTGACGGGCATGGCTGCAAATTCGGCAGCATAGTAGTTGTAGCCCACGGCACGTAATTCAAAACCAAGGCGGGTGTATTTCAAAATAATCCATAAAAGAAGGGTGACGGCAATCATGACCAGAATGGCGTAGCCCGCGTCCGTTCGCACCAGGCTTTCCATCCAGGGGTGTTTGGCGATGAGAGCCTCGCCTTCAGCCGTTGTCCGGAACTCCCGGCTGAAAAAAGTAATTTTCGCTGTATCAAAAATTTCGGGGGAGTGCTGTGTTCCGGGAACTTTGACACTTTTCATGTTGACGATGAAATTCATGAAATAGTAGGCAATCCAGTTCAGCATGATCGATGAAATGACTTCATGAATACCGAAGCGGTTTTTAAGATAAGCCGCAAAACCGGCGTAGAGCCCGCCGATCACAAAAGCGCAGAGCATGATGAAGATCGGATGGATGATGGCCGGCATGGGGACGTAATAGCCAAGAATAGCGCCGGTGATCTGCCCCATGATAAATTGGCCGTCTGCTCCGATATTGAACATGCCCGTTCGGACTGCAAAAGAAACGGCAAGGCCCGTCATGACGATGGGGACGGCATTGACGAGGACCTGTGCCATGCGGCGGGTGCTCGAGGTAATCCCCGTAATCAGGAGGCTGTATCCCCGCCCCGGGTCGAAGCCGCCGAGCAAAAGGGTAACCGCTCCGACCAGAAGGCCGACAAGAATGGCGCAGAAGACGGCTGTGAAAGGCCTTTTCAGAGCCTGGATGACAAACTTTCTCATTGACTGCCTCCCGCCATCAAGAGACCGACGGCCTGTTCATCAGTTTTTTCAGGATCCAGGTCAGCCACAATCTGACCGTTGTAAATCACGTTAATGCGATCAGCGATATCGAACACCTCATCGAGTTCATAGGAAATAAGCAGAACTGCCCGCCCCTGATCCCGCTGTTCGACCAGGGCATTGCGGACGTACTCGATGGCACCGACGTCAAGGCCGCGTGTCGGCTGGCAGGCCAGGAGCAGATCAGGTTCCTGCTC
Protein-coding regions in this window:
- a CDS encoding ABC transporter permease, whose translation is MRKFVIQALKRPFTAVFCAILVGLLVGAVTLLLGGFDPGRGYSLLITGITSSTRRMAQVLVNAVPIVMTGLAVSFAVRTGMFNIGADGQFIMGQITGAILGYYVPMPAIIHPIFIMLCAFVIGGLYAGFAAYLKNRFGIHEVISSIMLNWIAYYFMNFIVNMKSVKVPGTQHSPEIFDTAKITFFSREFRTTAEGEALIAKHPWMESLVRTDAGYAILVMIAVTLLLWIILKYTRLGFELRAVGYNYYAAEFAAMPVKRNALLSMFISGGTAALGGAMLVMSTSYFITMLGATEGYGWDGISVALIAGNHPIGCIFAALLYSALKLGGTEIQSRLGAPTEIINIMIGALVLSIAFAPALPRLAERLERKE